Proteins encoded by one window of Candidatus Megaera polyxenophila:
- a CDS encoding dioxygenase isopenicillin N synthase translates to MFQIPKVSYRNNNMGKLLSSALSEIGFVIITDHPIKLQLIEQAYSSWKIFFNSTEKESYLPGTKKPKGFYDYWKESSEFKKLGIPKESFYYSEDQPFLGCHKNISLIIEKLYEELNLLSSKIIQLLCENSPPLVKIGIETGLSRGKYSSLRAIFSPPLEGNNLDIDFTDLIRNPAHQDIDVLTLLPTATQPGLQVFFEGKWINVVSNVGDIIINNGDTLNLLSNGFYKSTTHRVIYNEQSAFNPRYAMAFFIALGTL, encoded by the coding sequence ATGTTTCAAATTCCAAAAGTTAGTTATAGAAATAATAATATGGGCAAGTTATTATCATCAGCTCTAAGCGAGATTGGCTTTGTAATAATAACAGATCATCCTATAAAGTTACAATTAATAGAGCAAGCATACTCATCTTGGAAAATTTTTTTTAATTCAACAGAAAAAGAATCTTATTTACCAGGTACAAAAAAGCCTAAAGGCTTTTACGATTATTGGAAAGAATCATCAGAGTTCAAAAAATTAGGCATTCCTAAAGAATCTTTTTATTATTCAGAAGATCAACCTTTTTTAGGTTGTCATAAAAATATTTCCTTAATAATAGAGAAACTCTACGAAGAGCTAAATTTGCTATCGAGTAAAATTATTCAGTTGTTATGTGAAAACTCACCACCATTAGTAAAAATAGGTATTGAAACTGGGTTATCAAGGGGTAAATACTCAAGCCTTAGAGCAATATTTTCTCCTCCTTTAGAGGGGAATAATTTAGATATAGATTTTACAGATCTAATAAGAAACCCAGCACATCAAGATATCGATGTGCTAACATTGTTGCCTACAGCTACACAGCCAGGATTGCAGGTATTTTTTGAAGGGAAGTGGATAAATGTAGTATCTAATGTTGGTGATATTATAATTAATAACGGGGATACGCTAAATCTTTTATCCAACGGATTTTATAAGTCAACTACTCACAGAGTTATTTATAATGAACAGTCGGCGTTTAATCCTAGATATGCTATGGCTTTCTTTATAGCTTTGGGCACTCTTTAA
- a CDS encoding ATPase — MEKPLISFDYAIKYLLKDKGDYEIVEGFISALLTSEGYKPVKIKALLDGESNKESRYLKRSIADVIVEDEQGNNYIVEIDRAYTDLFLNKAVFNTSRLIVDNLGANQDYLQIKKVFHINLLYFPFENTKAPLHHGKVIFHEIDHTHPIDVHLIDRGMHTFDAHNIFPEYFIVSIPLFDDVIKEEIDEWLYLMKHSEVKEDFKSPYMQKVAQRLSILKMTNQEREVYDTYVMDSMKGRDYIISAEARGEAKGVEKTALNMLKQKIDDKLIASVTGFSLEEIAKLKNKL, encoded by the coding sequence ATGGAAAAACCGCTAATCAGCTTTGATTACGCTATCAAATATCTGCTAAAAGATAAAGGAGATTATGAAATAGTCGAAGGGTTTATCTCAGCTCTGCTTACATCAGAAGGGTATAAACCTGTTAAGATTAAGGCCTTACTTGATGGCGAAAGCAATAAAGAGAGCAGATATTTAAAAAGAAGTATAGCAGACGTTATAGTTGAGGACGAGCAAGGTAACAATTATATAGTTGAGATTGATCGTGCTTATACTGATCTTTTTCTGAACAAAGCCGTATTTAATACCTCAAGGCTAATCGTTGATAATCTCGGGGCAAATCAGGATTACTTACAAATTAAGAAGGTATTTCATATCAATCTGCTATACTTCCCTTTTGAAAATACCAAAGCTCCTCTACATCACGGTAAGGTAATATTTCATGAGATAGACCACACGCATCCGATAGACGTTCACTTAATAGATAGAGGGATGCATACGTTTGATGCTCACAACATATTTCCTGAATATTTTATTGTTTCAATTCCTTTATTTGATGATGTCATAAAAGAGGAAATCGATGAGTGGTTATATTTAATGAAACACTCTGAGGTAAAAGAGGACTTCAAGTCTCCTTATATGCAGAAAGTAGCGCAGCGTCTTAGTATATTAAAAATGACCAATCAGGAAAGAGAGGTTTACGATACCTACGTCATGGATTCTATGAAAGGTCGTGATTATATAATATCTGCTGAAGCTAGAGGTGAGGCTAAAGGTGTTGAAAAAACAGCTCTTAATATGTTGAAACAGAAAATAGATGATAAACTTATTGCTTCTGTCACTGGTTTTAGCTTAGAGGAAATAGCCAAACTGAAAAACAAATTATAA
- a CDS encoding dioxygenase isopenicillin N synthase: protein MDLLLNYNDKRFLYLLTVSLKKKGYAVLSNYDFDSFLIDAAYSSFYEFFSSNEKKYFQGDLTVPYGYFGLKKKGIKTSYEDFYFYKGMPKCPEYLSNILYTIVSKMEYLGFSIINHLIKEFFKNKQYQGNIVHDLKVLLRMIFYHGVNQNSSSTPINPEHTDKSFITILPAATCAGLEYYNGHWQEIYIGKQELLIMCGDKLANFTEGYFLPLKHRVITKSVNTINVRQSMAIFFG, encoded by the coding sequence ATGGATCTTCTCTTAAACTATAATGATAAACGTTTTCTATATTTACTAACTGTTTCTCTTAAAAAGAAAGGATATGCTGTACTAAGTAACTATGATTTTGATTCTTTTCTTATTGATGCCGCGTATAGCTCATTTTATGAATTTTTTTCTTCTAATGAGAAAAAATACTTTCAGGGAGATCTAACAGTTCCATATGGATATTTCGGTTTAAAGAAAAAAGGGATAAAAACTAGTTACGAAGACTTTTATTTTTATAAAGGGATGCCCAAATGCCCAGAATATCTAAGTAATATTTTATATACTATAGTGTCTAAGATGGAATATCTTGGTTTTTCTATTATAAATCATTTAATCAAAGAATTTTTTAAAAATAAGCAATATCAAGGAAATATAGTGCATGATTTAAAGGTATTGTTAAGAATGATTTTTTATCATGGAGTTAACCAAAATTCAAGTAGTACGCCGATTAATCCAGAGCATACAGACAAAAGCTTTATAACAATACTACCAGCGGCTACTTGTGCAGGATTGGAGTATTATAATGGTCACTGGCAAGAAATATATATAGGAAAACAAGAATTACTTATAATGTGTGGAGATAAATTAGCTAATTTCACCGAAGGTTACTTTTTGCCTTTAAAACATAGAGTCATAACAAAATCTGTCAATACCATTAACGTGCGTCAGTCTATGGCTATATTTTTTGGTTAG
- a CDS encoding glutathione synthase, with translation MILVLGVPTDRVLSAFSYYLTQKKANFFFANQDDLGRSLFFCYDKFIYNSMEVPYKNITGVFNRMVGAYEPTIEEESDHYYVHLELLNALLDSVLPNVVNRPTSANSNNSKPYQLSLCKDTELKIPDSFILANQHCETFNHRVIFKSVGGIRSIVKELSEDYNKRDITCPVLFQKLIPGPNIRVHIIGDQVFSLEIRSKTIDYRYTEEPSKYQLFDLPTKIKKACMLVTKNLGLTIAGIDLIRDDNENYYFLEANTSPAFTHFEEYMPSKPISEALMNLLSR, from the coding sequence ATGATATTAGTATTAGGAGTTCCAACTGATAGGGTTTTGAGTGCTTTCTCCTATTATCTTACTCAGAAAAAAGCTAACTTTTTTTTTGCTAATCAAGATGATTTAGGAAGGTCTCTCTTTTTTTGCTACGATAAGTTTATTTATAATTCTATGGAAGTTCCTTACAAGAATATAACAGGTGTGTTTAATAGAATGGTGGGAGCATACGAACCCACAATAGAGGAAGAATCTGATCACTATTATGTTCACTTAGAGCTCTTAAATGCTCTTCTTGATAGTGTTTTGCCCAACGTAGTTAATAGACCTACCTCTGCAAACTCTAATAATTCTAAGCCGTATCAACTATCTCTATGTAAAGACACAGAGTTAAAAATACCAGATTCTTTTATATTAGCTAATCAGCATTGTGAGACCTTCAATCATAGAGTAATATTTAAATCTGTTGGAGGTATACGCTCTATAGTAAAAGAGCTATCAGAAGATTATAATAAAAGAGATATAACTTGTCCCGTGCTGTTTCAGAAATTAATACCAGGTCCTAATATACGAGTACATATAATAGGAGATCAGGTCTTTTCTTTGGAAATTAGATCTAAAACTATAGATTATAGATATACTGAAGAACCTTCTAAGTATCAATTGTTTGACTTACCTACAAAAATTAAAAAAGCTTGTATGTTGGTAACCAAAAATTTAGGATTAACTATTGCTGGAATAGACTTAATAAGAGATGATAATGAAAACTATTATTTTTTAGAAGCAAATACTTCTCCAGCATTCACCCACTTTGAGGAGTATATGCCATCAAAGCCTATTTCAGAAGCTCTTATGAATCTTTTATCGCGTTAG
- a CDS encoding putative phage-related terminase: protein MKLKSDHINSSLLSPALMSTFEQSYLDELFKVQEQVASSEGSLYEFFKSSWPYIEGNMPYVDSWHIEAIAEHLEAVYARQIKKLIINVPPRTGKTNLISVAFPAWVWIHNPSERFLTVSCVNSLSLEHAQKNRALLESNWYQENWGYRFPLLKDQNVKSFFQNTKTGYRQSTSVVSKTVGKGGSIIIIDDPNDPGDLSEIKRENVINWWTQRMSTRSNNPANDCRIVVQQRTHENDLTGYIRKNDSEGDWVELVLPLEFEEKRKCITVPLGIDQVIWEDPRNKEGELLSSLRFGEKQVNELKKLLGSYGYAGQCQQRPSPIGGGIIKKKWFKHWTSPIKPKFDYILQSWDTAISDEPTAAYSACTTWGVWGEKSEDELFRMMLLSSWRDRVGYPDLRARAQRLARDYKDIGEHKNPMPAQRTVDCCLIEAKATGDPLIRDLRLGGIPAIGYLPKGDKNARVQRAAPFIECGLVYLPTEEKNPERLTPFAEEFLETVITFPNGESKDLVDSMTQAILYLRDFDALTHTSDVKEDETITKFRKLY from the coding sequence ATGAAGCTCAAGTCCGATCATATAAATTCGTCTCTTCTTTCTCCTGCTTTAATGTCTACATTTGAGCAGAGTTACTTGGATGAATTATTTAAAGTACAGGAGCAAGTAGCAAGCAGCGAGGGCTCTTTATATGAATTCTTTAAATCGAGCTGGCCTTATATTGAGGGTAATATGCCTTATGTTGATAGCTGGCATATAGAGGCAATAGCCGAGCATTTAGAAGCGGTTTACGCGCGGCAAATAAAGAAGTTGATTATTAATGTTCCGCCTCGCACGGGCAAGACCAATTTAATATCGGTAGCTTTTCCTGCGTGGGTATGGATACATAACCCTAGTGAGCGGTTTTTAACTGTATCCTGCGTTAATTCCTTAAGTCTTGAGCATGCACAGAAAAACAGAGCTTTACTCGAGAGCAACTGGTATCAGGAGAACTGGGGGTATAGATTCCCTCTTTTAAAAGACCAGAACGTTAAAAGCTTTTTCCAGAATACTAAAACAGGCTACCGGCAATCAACGAGCGTAGTATCTAAAACTGTCGGTAAAGGCGGTTCAATTATTATCATTGATGACCCTAACGACCCGGGGGACTTATCTGAAATAAAACGTGAGAACGTAATTAACTGGTGGACGCAAAGAATGTCTACCCGTTCAAATAACCCTGCTAATGACTGCCGAATAGTTGTCCAGCAAAGAACGCATGAGAACGATCTAACCGGTTATATCAGAAAGAATGACAGCGAGGGTGATTGGGTAGAATTAGTGCTGCCGCTAGAATTTGAGGAAAAGCGCAAGTGTATTACTGTCCCTCTTGGCATAGATCAGGTTATTTGGGAAGACCCAAGAAATAAAGAAGGGGAGTTACTCAGCAGCTTACGCTTTGGCGAGAAGCAGGTAAATGAGTTAAAAAAGTTACTCGGCTCTTATGGTTATGCAGGGCAATGCCAGCAAAGACCGTCTCCAATTGGCGGTGGGATAATCAAGAAAAAATGGTTTAAGCACTGGACTAGCCCGATTAAGCCTAAATTTGATTACATATTACAAAGCTGGGATACGGCAATTTCCGATGAACCAACAGCTGCATATTCTGCCTGTACTACATGGGGAGTCTGGGGCGAAAAATCCGAAGATGAGTTATTTAGGATGATGTTGCTCTCTAGTTGGCGTGACCGCGTGGGATACCCAGACCTTCGAGCTAGAGCTCAGAGACTTGCTCGAGACTATAAGGATATAGGCGAGCATAAAAACCCAATGCCTGCTCAAAGAACTGTTGATTGTTGTTTAATAGAAGCAAAGGCAACGGGCGATCCGTTAATACGTGATCTAAGGCTTGGAGGGATTCCTGCTATAGGGTATCTGCCAAAAGGCGATAAGAATGCAAGAGTACAGAGAGCAGCGCCGTTTATTGAGTGCGGGCTTGTATACTTACCTACTGAAGAGAAAAACCCTGAAAGACTAACTCCGTTTGCTGAAGAGTTTTTAGAAACAGTGATAACTTTTCCAAACGGGGAGTCAAAAGACCTCGTTGACTCGATGACACAGGCAATTTTGTACCTCCGAGACTTTGATGCTTTAACCCATACAAGCGATGTTAAGGAAGATGAAACCATTACTAAATTTAGAAAATTATACTAA
- a CDS encoding ABC transporter permease: protein MIKNFKSTRKLLSNFNCNAVKDIKIALGFILYVLTPYKWLILAKGIIGLIWAIDLSLRPYLLKVILDTILSISYLTKAYSDLLYPTCCYIFMSAFVVIISYLYSYLQININPLLKKDIGQKLVSKLLMNFQISFQQYSSGSLGNKINDAMSGIPNLLDILMDSLFCYLLSLLIAFVTLLQLNIVLGIALTIWSIFFLLISLIFSAKIKTSSFVASEVNSNIIGNIVDVIGNILSVKVFNGQYTEQKKLAKLLDKSVKADQKRDWLFIKLYIFQGGTFLIYQSFTLLFLIASFKEDNISIGDIALALTINVSIVNALGSLSRDINKSAELIGNVIQSLNFVLNFTSNCTDLNISQLSGSASFLKKNEEMDFTQIKSEVKSYDINFNSVVFWYNKKKPLFRSLNVTIKNGEKIGIVGYSGSGKSTFIHLIMRLLFVKGGSITIAGKNILDLSQDYLHSIISMIPQNTTLFNRTIIENISYAKQNTSYQELLEASKKACAHEFIQNLQDDYYSYVGEKGKKLSGGELQRILLARAFLRNTPIIILDEVTSQLDSLTENKIQYSIDQLLKDKTALVVSHKLSTLLKMDRILVFDQGEIVEDGSHQQLLKTKGLYSKLWDTQIAGFLPQDFSIKKYSL from the coding sequence ATGATAAAAAATTTTAAATCTACCAGGAAACTACTGTCAAACTTCAATTGTAATGCAGTTAAAGATATAAAAATAGCACTAGGTTTCATTCTATATGTACTTACTCCTTATAAATGGTTAATATTAGCTAAAGGAATTATTGGGCTAATATGGGCTATAGATTTATCCTTAAGACCATACTTACTTAAAGTTATTTTAGACACAATTTTGTCTATATCTTATCTAACAAAAGCTTATAGTGACTTACTATACCCTACATGTTGTTATATTTTTATGTCCGCTTTTGTTGTTATAATTTCTTACCTTTACAGCTACTTACAAATAAATATAAATCCACTTCTCAAAAAAGATATAGGGCAAAAATTAGTCAGTAAATTACTTATGAATTTTCAAATATCTTTCCAACAATATTCTTCTGGAAGTTTAGGCAATAAGATTAATGATGCAATGAGTGGTATTCCAAATTTGCTAGATATTCTAATGGACAGTTTATTTTGCTACTTATTATCTTTACTAATAGCTTTTGTTACCTTATTACAGTTGAACATTGTACTTGGTATAGCTCTAACAATTTGGTCAATATTTTTTCTTTTAATTTCCCTAATATTTTCGGCAAAAATAAAGACATCAAGTTTTGTAGCATCAGAAGTTAATTCAAATATTATCGGTAACATTGTAGATGTTATTGGCAATATTTTAAGCGTTAAAGTATTTAATGGACAATACACTGAACAAAAAAAACTTGCTAAACTTTTAGACAAAAGTGTTAAAGCTGATCAGAAACGTGACTGGCTATTTATAAAACTGTATATATTTCAAGGAGGAACATTTTTAATTTATCAAAGCTTTACTCTTCTTTTCCTGATTGCTAGCTTTAAAGAAGATAATATTAGTATAGGAGATATTGCTCTAGCACTGACTATAAATGTATCAATTGTTAATGCCCTTGGATCACTATCTAGAGACATTAATAAATCAGCAGAATTAATAGGAAATGTTATACAAAGCTTAAACTTTGTTCTAAATTTTACTAGCAATTGCACAGATCTTAATATATCGCAATTATCAGGTAGCGCATCTTTTCTTAAAAAGAATGAAGAAATGGATTTTACGCAAATCAAGAGTGAAGTAAAAAGCTACGACATAAACTTTAACTCTGTTGTATTCTGGTACAATAAAAAAAAACCTTTATTTCGTAGTTTAAATGTTACGATTAAAAATGGTGAGAAGATAGGAATTGTAGGATATTCTGGAAGCGGCAAGAGTACATTTATACACCTTATTATGAGGTTACTCTTTGTAAAAGGAGGTAGTATTACAATTGCTGGAAAAAATATACTCGATTTATCTCAAGATTATTTACATAGCATCATATCGATGATACCTCAAAATACAACACTTTTTAATCGTACTATAATTGAAAATATCAGTTATGCTAAACAAAATACAAGTTATCAGGAATTGCTTGAAGCATCAAAAAAAGCTTGTGCTCATGAGTTTATACAAAATCTACAGGACGATTATTATTCTTATGTAGGAGAAAAGGGAAAGAAATTATCTGGTGGTGAATTACAAAGAATTTTACTAGCAAGAGCCTTTTTAAGAAATACCCCTATAATAATTCTAGATGAAGTTACTTCTCAGTTAGACTCATTAACTGAAAATAAAATTCAGTATTCTATAGACCAATTATTAAAAGATAAGACAGCTTTAGTAGTATCTCATAAGCTTTCTACTTTACTAAAAATGGATCGCATTTTAGTGTTTGATCAAGGCGAAATTGTTGAGGATGGTTCCCATCAACAGCTGCTTAAAACTAAAGGTTTATATTCAAAATTATGGGATACACAAATAGCAGGTTTTTTACCTCAAGATTTTTCTATTAAAAAGTATAGTTTATAA